Below is a genomic region from Nitrososphaerota archaeon.
TAGATAGTGAGTTGGCTCCTGGTTCGTTATGTAGATACAATGGGAAGTCTGCCATTAGTGGGGTGAATCTGTAGAAGAGGAGGTAGCCTGTGAGAGCTCCTAGAGCCATACCTATGATCGTTCGCATAAAGAGTGTGTCTCGAAATAGGAAGAAGTCTCGGTAGCCTGATATGGAGCAGGATCGTGAGCGCTGCCACAGGTAACCTATTATGATGCCTGCTATGAGTGTTGCTAAGGATACTATGAGAGTCATCTGTGAACCCTCCACTTTATATATAGTATAGCTAAGGTGACGCCTAGCATCATGCCTGCGAAGCCGGTCAATGCGATTACGCTACCGTATGTCAACCCCATGATTATGTGCACGGAGCAGTAGCCTAGCATAAGCCCGAAGACCGCAACCATAAATCCGTTGATATAGTGATCAAGAGGGTTCCTAGGCATCCTAAATTTAAACTCCTTATGCTGAATAGTTGCAAGAGAAGCACCTATCAACACACCAAGCACAGTAAGTACAGGTAGGTCAAGTGAAGGATCGTGAACATAAAATGAGACACTGAAGATCTTGTTGACTGTCCAGTTAAAGAGATCACTAGGGTGGCTTATGAAGCAAATGCCAAATGCTGAGGGAGGCAGCACACCTACCCAAGCTTGAGCTATAG
It encodes:
- a CDS encoding transporter, producing the protein MTLIVSLATLIAGIIIGYLWQRSRSCSISGYRDFFLFRDTLFMRTIIGMALGALTGYLLFYRFTPLMADFPLYLHNEPGANSLSTLILAAIGGLGYAFFSVLAEGCPLRQHVNATTGNGMSIFYLIGFYCGVLFFWLIVSNIVNIFIRLF
- a CDS encoding cytochrome C gives rise to the protein MVKVDKLTAGFFTGFWAAIAQAWVGVLPPSAFGICFISHPSDLFNWTVNKIFSVSFYVHDPSLDLPVLTVLGVLIGASLATIQHKEFKFRMPRNPLDHYINGFMVAVFGLMLGYCSVHIIMGLTYGSVIALTGFAGMMLGVTLAILYIKWRVHR